The Penicillium psychrofluorescens genome assembly, chromosome: 2 nucleotide sequence TTGGCTGGGTCGAGGAGCCCGCGGAGGTACTCGAGGGTGCGGTCTGGGCTGAAGTACATCTTCAGCGAGATGAGGAGCAGATTCTCCGGGAGGACGGGGTAGGTGGTGctggccatggtgggagTTGGGAGTGAGGATGTTGTGGGTGGTAGTATGGATTGAGGAAAGTTGGAGGTGAAAGGAAGAGTGTTGTTGCTGCCGTGTATAACAAACAAAAAATCCCCCACGATTGAATCCTTGAATCCTTCGGAACTGTCTAGCCCAGTCCAATAATTACCCCTCACTCACAATGCCCCTCCTCGATGATGTACGAGATTAATTTCTGTCCAGAGGAACAAGTGTCCTCaatcccatccccaacaGTAGTGATCCGCAATGCAGTAGTAGCGCTAGCGGTAACTCCTCCGGGCAACATACAATACGACATGTACTTTCTGCGTGTTCCGCCCTAAAGGCAAATGATGTCACCCGCGTCTTTTACTTTTTTCATTGGTAGGGGGTACGAGGGATATGATATCAGGGGTGATCGGGTAAGTAAACCAGGCACGGAACATCCGGAAGACACAGTCCCGGTGCGGAAGGTCTCGCGACGCGGCTCCTCGTCTAATAGCACGCATCGCTTGTCGCTGCGTCGGTAACAGGTTCTGAAATAAGAGGGGcaggggagagggggggggggagggggaggaaagtGTGTGTCCGAAACCTGTTACGACTGCCTACGTACCTCAGTTGAGATCCGATGGCCCATGCGGTACATGCAATCACAGTCAATTGATTTTCATGCATGGATCACTGTAGGACCGCCGAAATTTTGTCGTGCAGTCATCTCAGGCCGGCCCCCATCTATGCCACCCTACGCTGTAGATCTCACTCGGGATTCGCCTTGATGTGCAATGAGCGCGGAGAATCACTCAGGCGAGAATCCGGAGTAAGTTCAACTCCAGGGAACCGGTTATGCGCCGGTCGGTTGTCACCGGTGACGCTGGGCCAACGGCGGCCCAGACGGTGGAGTGGCCGGTGGGGACCATTACACCATGGCCGGGAGTCGAGATGCCCTGAGCGGAGATCGACTCGGCCAGGTTGGGGAAAGAGTAGGGGGCCTGGAAAGGGTATTTATTGGTATTTGTGGAGTGTTGCGTACAATGAATTGTATACTTGTGTTGCGTGTTGCGAAGGAATTAGGGTTGGCGGCGGTCAGTGCTCATCGGCAACGGATGCGGACATGCCAGGTCGGGATCAAGGAAGAATGATAGGATGAGTGAGCCCAGCCGGAGGCAGCCATTCCGAATAATAATGCGATAGTTTCGGTGTTTCAGTTCCTCCCCAATCCATCCCGAGTCTCTCACTACTGCAGCTAACCCTACTTGTGCCCGGCGCGAATGAGCGTGGGCGACGGGCCGCCACACTGACATCGATGGCTTTACACGGTGAAGTTTGTAGATGTAAATACAGCGTACGGCCGTCGTATCCCCCTAAACCCCCCAATCATTGTCCATGACGCCACTGCGGGTCTGGCGGTGCGCCCGAGGAATAACGCTGTAACGCGCACCTCGATCCAAGGGTCGGGACAATCGCATTCGGGTGGGATCCACTGCCTGTTGGCGGGGTATGATGGAAAGAGGCATAGGAGGCGCCGAGAACGTATGTATAAAAGGAGTGGCATGCCCCCCTCCAAATCGGTGCTTTGCTATTCCTGCTCCATCCATACATACTTCCATTACTTTATTGTCTTATCAACCCACTacaaaccaccaccaccacccccaccCACCATCATGTCTGCCGAACACCAACCCATCCGCATCGTCATGGCCTGTGACGAGGCCGGCGTGCCCCTCAGGGACGCCATCAAGACTCACCTGGAGAAGAACCCCCTGGTGGCCTCCATTGTCGACGTGGGCGTCGACACCGCCTCCGACAAGACCGCTTACCCGCACCCGGCTGTCGAGGGCGCCAAGGTGATCGTCGAGGGCAAGGCCGACCGCGGCCTGTTCATCTGCGGCACTGGTCTGGgcgtcgccatcgccgccaacaaGGTGCCCGGCATCCGCGCCGTGACGGCCCACGACCCCTTCTCCGTGGAGCGCTCCATCCTGAGCAACAACTGCCAGGTTCTCTGCTTCGGTCAGCGCGTCATCGGCGTGGAGCTCGCGAAGAAGCTCGCGGCTGACTGGCTGAACTATCGCTTCGACCCTAAGAGCGCTTCTGCTGCGAAGGTCCAGGCGATTACCGACTATGAGACCCAGTTCCGCGCTGCTGCCTAAGTGCGTCgcctcggcttcctccatTCAAGTTGGTCAACCAGCTACAACACCACCCACCTATCTGCGGCTGCGCGTCCGTCCAGACGCTGCGCcgggtttctttcttttgttgttCCGCACCCATATTATTATATACCACTAAAGCGATATGATACCACGACAAGCCCGCGACCTTGTCTTCCAGGATGGATTAGAGGACGGGGGGTAGAGAAAAGAGTACCATACTCTCCTACCATGTATATAGATCCAATAAAGAGAAAATTGGTGTGATACCTTGGACCACTGAACATAGGGCGTAGTTCCCCAGCAGATCAGGCTGAGTAATGATTTCTGTGGGTATCGATGACCTTCGATTTACCCACCAGACGATAATCCCTCTACGGACCGATGAGTGATCAATAATCATGCTTCACTCTGCCTTCACCTTGGCTATATTGCCTATCTGAGTGTCCCTGAGAGTCTATCTCGGCACTTCGTCTGGCCCGCGCGGGGGACTTGAACTCCATCCATTGATCCGCCACAGCCGTCAACCACCCACGAACCATAATGGCCCAGGACCTCAAGACCAGGGGCAACGCGCTCTTCAAAGAAGGAGACTAcagcggcgccgaggatTACTTCTCACAAGCGTAAGTAAAGCGCGCCCCACCATCACACCCAAAGGTAAAGCCATGTCACTAACCCGCGCATTCATCTCATCTCCGCAGAATCCAAAAGAACCCGCACGATCCAGCCTTCTTCACCAACCGCGCCGTGACACGTCTCAAGCTCGAGAAATGGGCCGGTGTCGAGCACGATGCCCGCGCCGCGATCACTCTCCACGGCGCCAAGAACCCCGCCAGCCTGAAGAGCAGCTACTACCTCGCGCAAGCGCTGCTGGGCCTCCAGCGCCCACAGGAGGCATACGAGGTCGCCATCGACGCCTACCGCGCCAGCCTATCAGCCAAGAATCCCCAGACGGAGAATCTGTCCAAGACTGTTCTGCGCGCGAAACAGCAGATCTGGGCTGCTCGGGAGACGGGCCGgctgcgcgagatgaacGAGACGTTGGGGAGTGTGGAGAGCCTTATCGAGGCGGATCTGAGGCGCGGCTTGGAAGAGTTGCAGGCGAGGTTGGCGAAGGGAGAGCTCGGGGAGATTGGGTTTGGTGAGGATACGAGGGCGCTCAGGGAGGATACGGAGAGGAATGTGGCGAATGTGAGGGAGGCGTTTCGGATTGCTTCGAACGGGGAGGTACAGGAACGGGTGAGTATATCGTTATCTACATCTCCCTTTCCATATTGTCTGGCTGGTGGGAACTAACTCCTCTACTATAGGTCGTGCCGGACTACCTGATCGACGGCATCACCTTCGAGATCATGCATGATCCCGTCGTCACGCCGTCCGGGACCAGTTTCGATCGCCTCGGCATTGTCAAGTACGTTGAGCAGTCTGGGGTTGATCCGCTCACGCGCACGTCGATGAGTGTCCACGATCTGAGGCCGAACTATGCGCTCAAGGCGGCGTGCGAGGAGTTCTTGACCAACAATGGGTGGGCGGTGGATTGGTGATGGGACTTGGTTTTTTCCCTTGGAGCATTGTTGCATACACATAAGGCGTTGGGTTATTCCTACAAGTATATTATCTGTTGGTCAATGTAAATATTTATACTTGGTTTGATTTTGGCTATGGCTTGTCATACACCACGTTCAAGTACTCAGACTTGAACCTGTGCAAGAGAGATCAGCCATCATCGCGGTATCCACCACCGGCGACCATCATCCAAGGTGGCAACCCGTGCCTGTGGGACGAGCTCGTCACTGTTACTGCGGTTGTGCAGAACATAGGTAACGTGGATGGAGGTGAAGGCGCGCAGCTGTATGTTGGAATCACGAACGGACCGGTTCGCCAACTGCGTGGATTTGAGAAGGTGCCGGTGGCCACTGGAAAAAGCTCTACCGTCCCTTTCTCGCTGACCCGGAGAGATTTGAGCACTTGGGATGCGGAAGTTCAAGAATGATCTCTGCAGCGTGGGACCTAGAGATACAATAGAACTGCAGCCTACAGCTCATCCAATACACCTAAAAGCCGTGTAGCGTAGAGTTGAATTTACCCATGTCACGGTAATTCTAGAAGGACGATCAGAATCCCATGGAATTGGAGAATTTATCCAGAACCTTGGAACCCCAGGACTATCCTACCTTACGATCATCAAGCGACCCAGGCTAGTAGTTACCATTTATCGACATTGGTACAACTCCTAATACTTGATATAGTCCTCTCCGCTCAGGTCGTCAGGACCACCTCTGCCTAGCAGGCTTGTCGTCAAACGCGACTCGGACTGCGGCGGCATCCGCAACAGGGTTTGTTATAACACGACCCTTTGGCCTTGCCCCCCCTCTTCTACATCCTTGACAGCCGAAACCAGAAGAATCAGGACTGCGGTTACATTTGTGCCAATGCAAGTGCGTTGATTTGTAGAGGAAGTTTTATGCTCTTCTTGTATATTGGTTGCCCCGCTTTCACAAaactttctttttcaccTCATGACAGTTCCACATGTTTTCGTTCAATGATCGCTATCATCGGAAATTGCGAATTCTCGGAGGCTATATGATGTCCGTCAGATTTCTAGTCTTGGCCTTCAGGTCAATGCGGCTGCTGCTTTACGGGTGCTGAACCCCTTTAAACATGATTCTCGTGCAAAGCCACCTCACCCTTTTTTGCTACAATTGAATACTTGGGGGGTGTCTTTCAAGGACGAAGACATTGTACTTCGTGTTGGGTAGTCTTTCTTCAGGTAGGTCTCCGCTGGACCCGTCCATGGATGGCCCATGGGTCGAGCCGAGATCTATCCGCAGGGCTGAGAGTTCGTTATTACGCCACAGAAGCGAGTGTTAGTTAATAACATGACAGATGGTCACAGCCTCGGATGATCGATGTATGTTATCATACTCGGTGTGATTGTCCTCTCCAGCACAAAAGCTCCATCTGTGTAGTTAGTGCAAGTCAGGCTTGTTTCTGGTTGAACATGGGCTTGATTGAAGCGTGCCACATCTTATCTATTGCTCTATTACCGTCCTTTACCGTGCATCTGCACTTTTACTGTCCTTCTTGCTGATATCTAGCCAATACGTATAATCAGTCGGAAGCAGCCGAACACCGACTCCAGAACACTCATGATCGTCAGGCCCTGTTGATCCTGCAATCTCCAATCCCATACAATGACTTCAGAAATCCCCAGACAAAACTACAGCGGCGAAGGCCGTCGATAAATCCAGCAGGTGCAGCCTTCACATGGCGCATTGCTAGACTTGCCTTTCTGGTAC carries:
- a CDS encoding uncharacterized protein (ID:PFLUO_003908-T1.cds;~source:funannotate), with product MSAEHQPIRIVMACDEAGVPLRDAIKTHLEKNPLVASIVDVGVDTASDKTAYPHPAVEGAKVIVEGKADRGLFICGTGLGVAIAANKVPGIRAVTAHDPFSVERSILSNNCQVLCFGQRVIGVELAKKLAADWLNYRFDPKSASAAKVQAITDYETQFRAAA
- a CDS encoding uncharacterized protein (ID:PFLUO_003909-T1.cds;~source:funannotate); its protein translation is MAQDLKTRGNALFKEGDYSGAEDYFSQAIQKNPHDPAFFTNRAVTRLKLEKWAGVEHDARAAITLHGAKNPASLKSSYYLAQALLGLQRPQEAYEVAIDAYRASLSAKNPQTENLSKTVLRAKQQIWAARETGRLREMNETLGSVESLIEADLRRGLEELQARLAKGELGEIGFGEDTRALREDTERNVANVREAFRIASNGEVQERVVPDYLIDGITFEIMHDPVVTPSGTSFDRLGIVKYVEQSGVDPLTRTSMSVHDLRPNYALKAACEEFLTNNGWAVDW